A window of Castanea sativa cultivar Marrone di Chiusa Pesio chromosome 1, ASM4071231v1 contains these coding sequences:
- the LOC142638572 gene encoding serine--tRNA ligase, chloroplastic/mitochondrial isoform X2, which translates to MKGKLEPAERQRLIEEGKNLKEGLVTLEEDLLKLTDELQQEAQCIPNMTHPDVPIGGEESSVIRKMVGSPRKFSFPVKDHLQLGKELDLLDFDAAAEVSGSKFYYLKNEAVMLEMGLINWTLSEVMKKGFTPLTTPEIVRSSVVEKCGFQPRGANTQVYSIEGSDQCLIGTAEIPVGGIHMDSIVAESLLPLKYVAFSHCFRTEAGAAGTATRGLYRVHQFSKVEMFVLCQSEESEFYHEELIKIEEDLFSSLGLHYKTLDMASVDLGAPAYRKFDVEAWMPGLERFGEISSASNCTDYQSRRLGIRYRPSEPSSTNSKKGKGSLPPPKFVHTLNATACAIPRMIVCLLENYQQEDGSVIIPEPLRPFMGGLQIIAPKSR; encoded by the exons ATGAAAGGGAAATTGGAACCAGCTGAGCGTCAAAGACTCATAGAAGAAG gAAAGAATCTGAAGGAAGGGCTTGTCACCTTGGAAGAAGACCTTCTTAAACTTACTGATGAGCTTCAGCAGGAAGCTCAGTGTATTCCGAATATGACTCATCCGGATGTTCCGATTGGAGGGGAGGAGTCTTCGGTGATAAGAAAGATG GTAGGTAGCCCGCGCAAATTCAGCTTCCCTGTCAAGGATCACCTTCAACTTGGAAAAGAACTTGATCTTTTAGATTTCGATGCTGCTGCAGAG GTCAGTGGGTCAAAATTCTACTACCTGAAGAATGAAGCGGTTATGTTAGAGATGGGCCTCATTAACTGGACACTCTCGGAAGTCATGAAGAAGGGCTTCACACCCTTGACAACTCCAGAGATTGTAAGATCCTCTGTTGTTGAAAAATGCGGTTTTCAGCCTCGTGGAGCAAATACCCAG GTTTATTCTATTGAGGGTAGTGACCAGTGCCTCATCGGCACTGCAGAGATTCCAGTGGGGGGAATTCATATGGATTCTATTGTTGCTGAGTCATTGTTACCATTGAAGTATGTGGCATTTTCCCATTGCTTCCGAACTGAAGCAGGTGCTGCAGGCACAGCAACAAG GGGTCTTTATCGAGTCCACCAATTCAGCAAGGTGGAGATGTTTGTCTTATGCCAATCAGAGGAAAGCGAATTCTACCATGAGGAGCTCATTAAAATTGAAGAAGACCTCTTCTCATCACTTGGATTGCATTATAA AACTTTGGATATGGCTTCAGTGGATTTAGGTGCACCAGCATATCGTAAATTTGATGTGGAGGCGTGGATGCCTGGTTTAGAACGATTTGGCGAG ATATCAAGTGCATCAAATTGTACAGACTATCAAAGTCGTCGACTGGGGATCCGATATCGTCCATCAGAACCATCATCAACTAATTCTAAAAAGGGTAAAGGAAGCCTTCCTCCACCAAAGTTTGTTCACACACTAAATGCGACTGCCTGTGCAATACCACGGATGATTGTTTGCTTGCTTGAGAATTACCAGCAAGAAGATGGCTCTGTTATTATTCCCGAGCCATTGAGGCCCTTCATGGGTGGGCTTCAGATTATAGCTCCTAAATCCAGATAG
- the LOC142638572 gene encoding serine--tRNA ligase, chloroplastic/mitochondrial isoform X1 — translation MGMGGTTLQTLKLASIPSFSSSRFVFKPLPKTLTFLAPSRRGRTQRPPFPLLARALSAAPAVQTASDETAVKPQWKAAIDFKWIRENKEAVALNIEKRNSNANLETVLQLYDKMTHLQKEVERLRGERNVVANKMKGKLEPAERQRLIEEGKNLKEGLVTLEEDLLKLTDELQQEAQCIPNMTHPDVPIGGEESSVIRKMVGSPRKFSFPVKDHLQLGKELDLLDFDAAAEVSGSKFYYLKNEAVMLEMGLINWTLSEVMKKGFTPLTTPEIVRSSVVEKCGFQPRGANTQVYSIEGSDQCLIGTAEIPVGGIHMDSIVAESLLPLKYVAFSHCFRTEAGAAGTATRGLYRVHQFSKVEMFVLCQSEESEFYHEELIKIEEDLFSSLGLHYKTLDMASVDLGAPAYRKFDVEAWMPGLERFGEISSASNCTDYQSRRLGIRYRPSEPSSTNSKKGKGSLPPPKFVHTLNATACAIPRMIVCLLENYQQEDGSVIIPEPLRPFMGGLQIIAPKSR, via the exons ATGGGTATGGGCGGGACGACCTTACAGACCCTGAAGCTCGCTTCAATCCCTTCATTCTCTTCTTCGCGCTTCGTTTTCAAACCACTTCCCAAAACCCTAACCTTCTTAGCTCCTTCCCGCCGTGGCCGTACACAGAGACCTCCATTTCCACTCCTCGCCAGAGCTCTCTCAGCCGCACCTGCAGTCCAAACCGCTTCAGATGAAACCG CTGTGAAGCCTCAGTGGAAAGCAGCGATAGACTTCAAGTGGATAAGGGAGAACAAAGAAGCAGTAGCTTTAAACATAGAGAAGAGGAACTCCAATGCTAATTTGGAAACTGTGCTTCAACTGTATGACAAAATGACCCATCTTCAAAAG GAAGTTGAGCGGCTTCGTGGGGAAAGGAATGTGGTGGCAAACAAGATGAAAGGGAAATTGGAACCAGCTGAGCGTCAAAGACTCATAGAAGAAG gAAAGAATCTGAAGGAAGGGCTTGTCACCTTGGAAGAAGACCTTCTTAAACTTACTGATGAGCTTCAGCAGGAAGCTCAGTGTATTCCGAATATGACTCATCCGGATGTTCCGATTGGAGGGGAGGAGTCTTCGGTGATAAGAAAGATG GTAGGTAGCCCGCGCAAATTCAGCTTCCCTGTCAAGGATCACCTTCAACTTGGAAAAGAACTTGATCTTTTAGATTTCGATGCTGCTGCAGAG GTCAGTGGGTCAAAATTCTACTACCTGAAGAATGAAGCGGTTATGTTAGAGATGGGCCTCATTAACTGGACACTCTCGGAAGTCATGAAGAAGGGCTTCACACCCTTGACAACTCCAGAGATTGTAAGATCCTCTGTTGTTGAAAAATGCGGTTTTCAGCCTCGTGGAGCAAATACCCAG GTTTATTCTATTGAGGGTAGTGACCAGTGCCTCATCGGCACTGCAGAGATTCCAGTGGGGGGAATTCATATGGATTCTATTGTTGCTGAGTCATTGTTACCATTGAAGTATGTGGCATTTTCCCATTGCTTCCGAACTGAAGCAGGTGCTGCAGGCACAGCAACAAG GGGTCTTTATCGAGTCCACCAATTCAGCAAGGTGGAGATGTTTGTCTTATGCCAATCAGAGGAAAGCGAATTCTACCATGAGGAGCTCATTAAAATTGAAGAAGACCTCTTCTCATCACTTGGATTGCATTATAA AACTTTGGATATGGCTTCAGTGGATTTAGGTGCACCAGCATATCGTAAATTTGATGTGGAGGCGTGGATGCCTGGTTTAGAACGATTTGGCGAG ATATCAAGTGCATCAAATTGTACAGACTATCAAAGTCGTCGACTGGGGATCCGATATCGTCCATCAGAACCATCATCAACTAATTCTAAAAAGGGTAAAGGAAGCCTTCCTCCACCAAAGTTTGTTCACACACTAAATGCGACTGCCTGTGCAATACCACGGATGATTGTTTGCTTGCTTGAGAATTACCAGCAAGAAGATGGCTCTGTTATTATTCCCGAGCCATTGAGGCCCTTCATGGGTGGGCTTCAGATTATAGCTCCTAAATCCAGATAG